The following are encoded in a window of Terriglobia bacterium genomic DNA:
- a CDS encoding site-specific integrase: MAEKRSQVQKGIDQFLYSLRASHASEHTIKAYSIDLDQFAVFLGADARWRDIDHMRIRSFLSHL; encoded by the coding sequence ATGGCTGAGAAGCGCAGCCAAGTGCAGAAGGGAATCGACCAGTTCCTTTACTCGTTGCGTGCGAGTCACGCGTCCGAGCACACCATCAAGGCGTATTCCATCGACCTTGACCAGTTCGCGGTGTTCCTCGGTGCGGACGCGCGGTGGCGCGACATCGACCACATGCGCATCCGCAGCTTTCTCTCGCATCT